The Terriglobus roseus region ATCGCGAGGTCTCATCGACTGTAGCATCGGCCACGTTGCCCACAGTGGCACAGCGCCTTGGAGCGCTTGGCGTACCTGTCCGTAACCCGTATACCGGCACGTTGTACGCGGACGGGCGCATCCCCTCCACGGACATCATTCGTTTTGCCAGCACGGTTCTGGCAGCTCTGCCTGCTCCTACGTCCGCAACCAGTGGCGCAAACTATACCGGCTTGTACAGGATCACCGATAAACGCAACAAGGGTGATATCCGCATTGATCACTACTTCTCACAGAAGATTCGTATCTTCGGCCGCTATGATCAGAGCGCATTCAATGTCTTCGACCCGGGATTGATTACCGGCTTGGCAGGCGGTGGTGGTAATGGCAATCAGATCGTTCCGATCAAGGCTGCGGCTGGTGGACTCACCTGGACCTTAAGCGAGCGTACATTGGTCGACTTTGGATTTGGATTCTCCCAATCGGATGCAGGCAAGAGCCCGCCGTTGGCGGGTGGTCCCAGCATGCTGGAACTTTTCGGCATTCCAGGATTGCCTACGGACCCCGCATATACTGGCGGCATCTCGTCCGAGACACTCATCGGATTCAGTGCTTTGGGACGCCAGGCTACCAGCCCGCAGTTCCAGCACCCTACGCTGTATGACCCGAAGGTCAACTTCACGCACATCCTTGGCACACACACGCTGAAGGTAGGCGCAGAGTATCAGTGGTTGGGTGTGAGAACGCTTGATGTTAACCCGATCCTTGGACGTGACGTCTATTCCGCAATCTTCTCTGCGCCTGCGGTGGGCACGATTCTTCCGAATGGGACGACGGTTACTGCAGCACAGATCAATGCCAACCAGGCTTTGTATAGCCTTGCTGACTTCCTATACGGTGCACGCAACCAGTATCAGCTTGTCAATCCTGGCTACGTCAACCATCGTCAGCAGGCCACCTTCCTGTACGTGCAGGACGACTGGAAGCTGCGCAAGAATCTGACAGTCAACCTTGGTCTGCGCTATGAGTTGGTGACGCCTTTCTACGAGAGAGACAATCTGCTTTCGAACTACGACCCAACCACAAACTCGATGCTCCTGGCGAAGTCTGGTTCCATCTACGACCGCGCATTGGTCAACATGGACACAAACAACTTCGCGCCTCGCATTGGTGCTTCCTGGAGCGCAGACGCGAACACGGTGATCCATGGTGGCTTCTCCATGGGCTACATCAATACGAACCGTACGGGCACCAGCTATCTTGCCTACAACGCTCCGCGATTCATCCTTGCTACGGTGACGCAGTCTGATCCGCGGGCGTCGTCGTTCCGCAACACCCAGCAGGGCTTTCCCGCGGACTTCACCTCCTCGTCCAGCTTCAATCCGCGTAATAGCACGGTGCAGTACATTCCGCGCGATACGCCTTCCGGCCAGGTCCAGAGCTACTATGTCTCGGTGCAGCGTCAGCTTCCATATCAATGGCTGGTTGACGTGGGGTACGTTGGCAATAACTCAAAGAATCTGATCATCATTAACGACATCAATCAGGCTCGTCCGAATGCAGTGAATGAAAACACCAACGTCGAACTGCGTCGGCCTAACCAGTCCTTCAGTTCGATTGCGGCAACTCTTCCGTACGGAACCTCGAACTACAACGGTCTCCAGATTCGCCTTGAAAAGCAGGCCTCCAAGGGCTTTTACTTCCTGAACAGCTTCACATGGTCTAAGACGATTGACATTGCAGCGCAGGCCTTTGACAGCAACAACGGCAACGGTACAAGCGTGCAGGATATTAATAATGTGCAGGCCGATCGTGGCATCTCCAACTACAACCGGCCGTTCAACAATGTGACCAGCGTCCTTTATGAGCTGCCCTTTGGTCACGGCCGGAGTTATCTTGCCAATACCCCACGCGCAATTGACTATGTGTTGGGTGGCTGGGATCTGAACACGATCATCAACATGCGTTCGGGTGAGCCGTTCACCCTGTCCTACACTCCCAATGCGCAGCAGCAGGTTGTTCCCGTGCTTTCGGTTTTGGGCCGCAACAGCTATCGTCCGAACGTAAGCGGTTCATTGCTTGCGCCGGCTGGATCGCGTACTCCGAGCAACTACCTTAATCGTGCCAATGTTAGTGTTCCGCTGTACTATAGCCCGTTCGGCAACTCGGGCCGCAACACAGTGCGCGGATATGCCTTTTACCAGACTGACCTCGGCATTTCAAAGCGATTCCCGATCACTGAACAGATTCGGGTACTCTTCCGTGCAGAAGCGTTCAACCTGTTCAACCGTTCCAACTTCACCGCTCCAGATGGCAACATCTCGAATGCCACGTTTGGAGTCATCACCTCAACGTATCCTCCACGCCAGATGCAGTTCGCATTGAAGGTGCAATTCTAATGATTCTGAATCAGAGAATCTTCTTTGTCGTGGCAGTAATGCTGTCGCTTGCTTCACTTCCGACCTTCGGGCAGAACATCGCCCCGAAGGCGGAAGGGAACTACCCGATCGTCTTTGTTCACGGCAATGGTGACGATGCAGCGAAATGGGTAGGAACGATTTGGCTTTTTGAATCCAACGGCTATCCCAAAGATCGCCTCTATGCGATTCGCTTTTCCAATCCTGTCGCTCGTACAGACGACAGCAAACCGGAAGCCAATCGTTCTTCCACAGTGGACGCAGCCTCAGAACTTAGCAGCTTTGTCACTCGCGTACTACTTGAGACTCACAGCCGCAAAGTCATCCTGATTGGCAGCAGCCGCGGTGGCCTTACCATTCGCAACTACATTCAAAACGGCGGCGGACAGAGCAACGTTGCCGCGGCGATTCTTGCAGGCACGCCAAACCATGGAGTTCTTGTATCAACCGCCAACCTGAACGGAGAATTCAACGGAGGTGGACACTTTCTGACTGCGCTGAACCATGCGAACGACGATGGCAGTGAAGTGGTGGATGGTGTGCGCTTTCTGACGCTGCGTAGCGACAAACTGGACAAATATGCACAGCCCACAGGCGGTGCTTCTGGAGCGTCACAGGTGAGCACTGGTGTCACCTTCGAAGGTCCCGCATTGCGCGGCGCAACCAATGTTGTACTTCCCAATCTGGATCATCGAGAACTCGCGTTTGCACCGGCAGCATTTCGTGAGATGTTCCGCTTTGTTACTGGCACGGAGCCGAAGACGTTGATCGTGCAGCATGAGCAGACGATTCAGATCTCCGGTACGGTGACAGGCTTTACTGGTGTTGCACCAACCAATCTGCCAATGCAGGGAGTTCACCTGAACATTTATCCCGTCAGCAAGGACGGGGGTGACAGTGCCCCGAGCTATAGCATCACCACAGGTGCAGACGGGCAGTGGGGTCCCTTTACGGCCTCGTCGACTCAGGAATATTGCTTTGACCTGGAGTTCCAGGGACGTCACGTGCGCTATTTCAAGGCGCCTTTGTTACGCTCCACTGCGTTGCTAAACCTTCGCTTCCTTCCAGCACCACGCGACACAACCACCCATACGGCAAATACTGCATTGCTGTTTATCGCAAGGCCAGAAGGCTACTTTTCGGCTGGGCGAGATCCGGTCACGCTCAACGGGAAGTCTGTGTCAGAAGAACCTCAAGGACTCCCCGTTCGGGACTCTTTCCTGCTTGGTCTGCCGGATATACAGGCAGTAAGTGTCACCCTGCGAGGGGAACACATCATTGCGCAGCCATCGAAAGACATCGCCAATGATTTACCCATCGTCGATTTTCTCTGGTGACAGAGAGCGGGGTCGCCTAGAGGCGAGCGATCTCACTTCTGCGAAAACACTTCGCCATGGCTAAGGCAGTCATGCGAGTTCTAGGTGTTCAAAGAGGTTTTAGGAAGGCCGGAGAAGTTCTGCGGAAAGGAAATTGGTTGCCCCCCAGGGATCCTCATACGTTGAGAGCAAAGGCATTACAGGTCAATCAACGTGCCGTACCCGTATTCGTACCCCTCTGCACGTCTTGTCGTGGCTCAAGAAGTTCTCATCTCTTCGCATCCGACCCGACGTAGATTATCAAGTCACAGGACATCACCCGCGCAATCTGCTAGTCGCTTGCCCGATGCCTTCCTGTGATCAAGAGAAACTGCTGTAGACGTTCAGGGCTAACGCGGTTTCATTGCGTATTGAGCTCACATCGACTGAAGATCTGTCGTTCAGAGTCGACATCGACAAGGTAGCTCTGCACGCGATGCGCAGACAGCTTTTCCCGTGTTTGCGCCTTGCCACTGCAGACTGCCTGAGCCTCGGCGATGATCGCAAGTGCGATGTCTTCCGGTCCTTCACCGCCGATATCAAGACCGACCGGAGCGCTCACAACCTGGCAGCATTCTTCAATGGAAAGTCCGAGTCGAACCGCCGCGTCCCCCATGAGGAGCGAGCTGCGTTGACGCGAACCGAGAAGGCCCAAATATTTCGGACGTTTCGACAAAAGGGCGATTAAACAATCTCGGTCTTGTTCAAAGCTGTGAGTCATGATGACAGCAGCGTCATGATCACTGACTTCATGCAAGATCTCTTCTCGAGAGGAGGAGACCCTGACATGTCGTTCTGGAAATCGGTCAGCAGCCGCGAGGTGCGTCCGCCCGTCGACCACCGTAACATTCCAACCGAGAAGTGAGGCCATCGTCACAAGGGGCTTTGCGTCGTCACCGGCGCCAAAAATAAAGAGTCGTTGAGGTGGCTTCAGGTGTTCGCAGACAACGCCGTCGACTGTGAGCCGAGTGGGGCCAGAACTCTTGCGCTGAGCCTTCAGCACTTCCTCCTGTGAAAGTCCTGAACTTGCGAACAGTATTCTTCCGCCTCCATCAACGATGACTCGCCTCAGAGTGGTTGACGTTGACGGGAGCCATGTAACCACGAAACGTTCTTTGCCTCCGATGTGGTCTTCGAACGCGCGTAGTAGAGCTTTTCCTTCCTCTGAATCGAGCGGCTCAAGGAGTACATCGAGTACGCCGCCGCAGCCGAGCCCATACGGAACCTCCGATGCGGTATCAAAGACCGTCGAATAACGTTTTATCGCTGCTCCATCTCGAACGAGCCAAGTTGCCTTTCGAACCAGGTCCGCTTCCAGGCATCCACCACTGATGCTGCCTTCGTAGGAGCCATCCTTGCACACCAACAAGCGGGCTCCGGGTTGGCGATAACTTGATCCACTGACATGAAAGAGTGTCGCGAGAACGGAGCCATCGCCACGCTGCCACCGATCGATGATCTGTCGACGCTCTCTCATGTTCTAATAACCCTTCCTGGTTCTCTTAGGCCTGGTGTCGAGCCGCCCCATGCACGCCCAACAGGTCTTCAATGCGAACTGGAAGATTACGCACCCGAACTCCTGTGGCGTGATAGACGGCGTTTGTGATGGCCGCTGCAACCCCTGCCAAACCGATTTCACCGACACCTCGCGCCCCAAGAGGGTTGAGGTTGTAATCTGGATAGTCGAGGAATGTTACGTCGATCTCCGGGCAATCCGCACTGACGGCGACAAGGTAATCAGCAAGGCTCGCGTTGATTGGTGCGCCAGACTTCGGATCATATTCGGTGGCCTCAAGCATCGCCATGCCAACGCCCATAACGACCGCGCCTTCGATCTGATTCCGCGCCGCCTTTGGGTTCAGCATTCGTCCCGCATCAATCACGGTTACCACACGGCTTACTCGCAGCCGAGCAATTTCCGGCTGCCAGGTAATCTCCGCGAATTGCGCTCCATAACTATGAAACGAGAATTTGAGATTCGGATCGCCGAGCGTCCCCTGAGACTTGCCGGCTCCGCTGATCGACTTCAGTTTCGCCATCCGAACGATATCAGCGACAGGGACCTGGGTGGAGGGCTGATCCTTGACTCGAACGAAACCCTCCGCATACTCCAACGTCTTGGCGTCCTTGCCGTGAAACGGAGATTCGGGAGTCTTGACCGCGACCGCGAGTGCAGCTTCCGTCGATTTCTGTGCCGCTTCCAATACCGCAGGAGTTACTGAGGCCGTAGCCCAAGAGCCTCCACTGATCGGGCCCGGAGGCAAAGCGGAGTCGCCGAGCACCACATCCACTTTATGGAGAGGGACGCCCGTTTCATGCGAGACGATTTGTGCGATGGCCGTATACGTTCCACCGCCAATATCCTGTGTGCCGCACACGACACGCGCCGAACCGTCGGCCAAGAGATCAACTGTTGCTTGCGAGTCGGTTCGTGCTGCAATCCACGTGCAAGCAGCTACACCCCAGCCGATCGTCATGCCTTCGGCATTCTTCATGGAGCCAATGGCTGGATTGCGGCGCGCCCAACCAAACTTTTCTGCCCCCGTCGTTAGGCACTCTTTCAGGTGACGCGATGAGAAGGGCAGGCCTGTGCTTTCGTCCTTCTCCGGCTCATTCTTAAGCCGCAACTCGACGGGGTCCATTTTCAGTTTGACCGCGAGTTCATCCATCGCTGATTCCAGAGCGTAGAGGCCCGGAACCGCCCCCGGACCGCGCATCGAGGTTGGTGTCCCGACATTGCGACGCGCAAGTCCGCCTGTGACCAAAACGTTCGGGCAGGAATAGATGAAGCCAGTCGCTTCGCCGCAACCTTCGTCGTAGTCGTCTAGCATACTGGTGTGGTTCACATAGTCCTGCTGGATCGCCGTCATCTTTCCGGTGGTGTCGGCAGCGAGTTGTATCCGCTGATCGATCGCCGGACGATGGCCTACGCTTTGGAACATCATGCTGCGTGACACCACCAGCTTCACGGGCCGACCTAAATTGCGTGAGCAAGCTGCAGCCAAGAGTGCGTGCGGCCAGGGCCAGAGCTTTCCGCCAAAGCCGGAACCCAGAAACCGAGTGATGACCTGCACGTTTTCAGGAGGCACGCCGAGCATGGCCGCCATCACGTCGCGATGATTGACCACGGCTTGCGAGGTTTCATAGAGCGTGTACTTGCCGTCTTTATAAACCGCGACGGAAGCGTGCAATTCAATCGGATTGTGCGTCTCCGTGGGGATTTTATAAACGGCGTCGTGAACGACTTGACTGCTCTTGAGAGCATTGGCAGTGTTGCCACGCTTCGTCACTTCAGTTGCCGAAGGTGTCGTCAAAGCGGTACCGAGGAGCTTGTCTTCGATGCTCAACGATGCCTGGTTATAGCGGACTTTGACCGCTTCGGCAGCTGCCCGTGCCTGTTCTACTGTCTGCGCGACCGCGACCGCTACGTATTGACCGTAGTAGCGAACGACCTTGTCCTCTAAAGGAGGCCGTCGTTCATCGACAATCATGCTGAAGCCAGCAGCAGGCGGGGTTCGATACAAAGGTCCAAGGGTCTCGTGAGAATAGATTGCGATCACACCCGGCATCTTCTCGGCAACGGCTGTATCCATCTCCTGAATCGTGCCACTGCTGATAGTTGCGGTGACGGGCCACGCGTATAGCAGCTCAGCGAAATGATGATCGGAAGAGTACATCGCCTTGCCGGTGGTCTTGAGGGGGCCGTCAATACGTGGTGTGGCAACACCGATTACGCTGCTTTTCGTGATCGGCTGCTGCTGCGGTAGCTGTTCTTTATGTTGTGCCATCGCTCATCTCCCCGTCAGGCCTGCGCCACTGCTTGCGTCAGCGCATGTGTCAAACAGCGTTTGGCTAACTCGATCTTGAAACCATTTTGAGACTGCGATCTTGCGTTGCGCAGAGCTACGTCCGCAGCGCCACGAAAATTCGCCGATGTGGGAGACTTGCCTCTCAGAAAATGCTCTGCCTCCGGGCTTCGCCACGGGACTGTTCCAACGCCTCCCAGCGCTACACGGATGAAGTCGATATGACCATTCGTCGTTTTCAAAATGACCGCCGCCGAGGAGAGTGCAAATTCATAGGAGGCGCGATCACGCAGCTTGAGATAGTAACCCTTCGACCCAGGTATCGGAGCGGGAAGAGAGATATAGGTGATCAGATCTCCAGGCTCAAGCACCGTCTCACGATTTGGTGTCGTGCCTGGCAAGAGATAGAACTGCGTAATCGGGACTGTCCTGTCGCCTTTGCTACCCGTGATGTGGATGACCGCTTCAAGAGCTGTTAGCGCAACATTCTGATCCGAGGGATTGGTCGCAATGCACTGGTCGCTGGTGCCGAGTATTGCGAGCATCCGATTATG contains the following coding sequences:
- a CDS encoding TonB-dependent receptor — translated: MRKILPLLVCLTSLPVAARAQFDTGAVLGIVSDETKLPISDVKITLEDVTRGTRSAITSGTNGAFQFPSVPIGRYHIRTQHAGFGEQVSQDFDLTLGARLRIDFELHPEQVSTVVEVMADVPLLQTENSDRGQTINAAQIRELPLNGRYYSDLVLLGTGVMRSPSSYGSSSSFREGSFNVNGLRSTTNNFVLDGLDNNYFGTSNQGFANQVVQPPPDAIAEFRLITNNQPAEYGRSGGGTIIASLRSGTNQFHGNVWEFIRNTEFNANGYFKAATGKPRLNRNQFGFTFGGPIWKDKTFFFTDYEGYREVSSTVASATLPTVAQRLGALGVPVRNPYTGTLYADGRIPSTDIIRFASTVLAALPAPTSATSGANYTGLYRITDKRNKGDIRIDHYFSQKIRIFGRYDQSAFNVFDPGLITGLAGGGGNGNQIVPIKAAAGGLTWTLSERTLVDFGFGFSQSDAGKSPPLAGGPSMLELFGIPGLPTDPAYTGGISSETLIGFSALGRQATSPQFQHPTLYDPKVNFTHILGTHTLKVGAEYQWLGVRTLDVNPILGRDVYSAIFSAPAVGTILPNGTTVTAAQINANQALYSLADFLYGARNQYQLVNPGYVNHRQQATFLYVQDDWKLRKNLTVNLGLRYELVTPFYERDNLLSNYDPTTNSMLLAKSGSIYDRALVNMDTNNFAPRIGASWSADANTVIHGGFSMGYINTNRTGTSYLAYNAPRFILATVTQSDPRASSFRNTQQGFPADFTSSSSFNPRNSTVQYIPRDTPSGQVQSYYVSVQRQLPYQWLVDVGYVGNNSKNLIIINDINQARPNAVNENTNVELRRPNQSFSSIAATLPYGTSNYNGLQIRLEKQASKGFYFLNSFTWSKTIDIAAQAFDSNNGNGTSVQDINNVQADRGISNYNRPFNNVTSVLYELPFGHGRSYLANTPRAIDYVLGGWDLNTIINMRSGEPFTLSYTPNAQQQVVPVLSVLGRNSYRPNVSGSLLAPAGSRTPSNYLNRANVSVPLYYSPFGNSGRNTVRGYAFYQTDLGISKRFPITEQIRVLFRAEAFNLFNRSNFTAPDGNISNATFGVITSTYPPRQMQFALKVQF
- a CDS encoding lipase, with amino-acid sequence MILNQRIFFVVAVMLSLASLPTFGQNIAPKAEGNYPIVFVHGNGDDAAKWVGTIWLFESNGYPKDRLYAIRFSNPVARTDDSKPEANRSSTVDAASELSSFVTRVLLETHSRKVILIGSSRGGLTIRNYIQNGGGQSNVAAAILAGTPNHGVLVSTANLNGEFNGGGHFLTALNHANDDGSEVVDGVRFLTLRSDKLDKYAQPTGGASGASQVSTGVTFEGPALRGATNVVLPNLDHRELAFAPAAFREMFRFVTGTEPKTLIVQHEQTIQISGTVTGFTGVAPTNLPMQGVHLNIYPVSKDGGDSAPSYSITTGADGQWGPFTASSTQEYCFDLEFQGRHVRYFKAPLLRSTALLNLRFLPAPRDTTTHTANTALLFIARPEGYFSAGRDPVTLNGKSVSEEPQGLPVRDSFLLGLPDIQAVSVTLRGEHIIAQPSKDIANDLPIVDFLW
- a CDS encoding XdhC family protein, which encodes MRERRQIIDRWQRGDGSVLATLFHVSGSSYRQPGARLLVCKDGSYEGSISGGCLEADLVRKATWLVRDGAAIKRYSTVFDTASEVPYGLGCGGVLDVLLEPLDSEEGKALLRAFEDHIGGKERFVVTWLPSTSTTLRRVIVDGGGRILFASSGLSQEEVLKAQRKSSGPTRLTVDGVVCEHLKPPQRLFIFGAGDDAKPLVTMASLLGWNVTVVDGRTHLAAADRFPERHVRVSSSREEILHEVSDHDAAVIMTHSFEQDRDCLIALLSKRPKYLGLLGSRQRSSLLMGDAAVRLGLSIEECCQVVSAPVGLDIGGEGPEDIALAIIAEAQAVCSGKAQTREKLSAHRVQSYLVDVDSERQIFSRCELNTQ
- a CDS encoding xanthine dehydrogenase family protein molybdopterin-binding subunit — its product is MAQHKEQLPQQQPITKSSVIGVATPRIDGPLKTTGKAMYSSDHHFAELLYAWPVTATISSGTIQEMDTAVAEKMPGVIAIYSHETLGPLYRTPPAAGFSMIVDERRPPLEDKVVRYYGQYVAVAVAQTVEQARAAAEAVKVRYNQASLSIEDKLLGTALTTPSATEVTKRGNTANALKSSQVVHDAVYKIPTETHNPIELHASVAVYKDGKYTLYETSQAVVNHRDVMAAMLGVPPENVQVITRFLGSGFGGKLWPWPHALLAAACSRNLGRPVKLVVSRSMMFQSVGHRPAIDQRIQLAADTTGKMTAIQQDYVNHTSMLDDYDEGCGEATGFIYSCPNVLVTGGLARRNVGTPTSMRGPGAVPGLYALESAMDELAVKLKMDPVELRLKNEPEKDESTGLPFSSRHLKECLTTGAEKFGWARRNPAIGSMKNAEGMTIGWGVAACTWIAARTDSQATVDLLADGSARVVCGTQDIGGGTYTAIAQIVSHETGVPLHKVDVVLGDSALPPGPISGGSWATASVTPAVLEAAQKSTEAALAVAVKTPESPFHGKDAKTLEYAEGFVRVKDQPSTQVPVADIVRMAKLKSISGAGKSQGTLGDPNLKFSFHSYGAQFAEITWQPEIARLRVSRVVTVIDAGRMLNPKAARNQIEGAVVMGVGMAMLEATEYDPKSGAPINASLADYLVAVSADCPEIDVTFLDYPDYNLNPLGARGVGEIGLAGVAAAITNAVYHATGVRVRNLPVRIEDLLGVHGAARHQA
- a CDS encoding FAD binding domain-containing protein, with translation MHPFDLITAGSVPEAVKAQASSSTAQQGAPVRFIAGGTNLVDYMKLNVETPRQLVDINNLPLDTVEPLTDGGLRIGALARNSVVANHDAVKQRYPVLSQAILSGASTQLRNMATTAGNLLQKTRCVYYRDTAFGCNKREPGSGCPAIGGHNRMLAILGTSDQCIATNPSDQNVALTALEAVIHITGSKGDRTVPITQFYLLPGTTPNRETVLEPGDLITYISLPAPIPGSKGYYLKLRDRASYEFALSSAAVILKTTNGHIDFIRVALGGVGTVPWRSPEAEHFLRGKSPTSANFRGAADVALRNARSQSQNGFKIELAKRCLTHALTQAVAQA